The following proteins come from a genomic window of Corallococcus sp. NCRR:
- the msrB gene encoding peptide-methionine (R)-S-oxide reductase MsrB, translating to MADKLILSNDEWRKRLTPEEFQVLRQHGTEYPGTGCFLGTKTPGTYVCAGCNNPLFKAGTKFESGTGWPSFTQTLSEDSVTEIRDVSHGMIRTEVRCARCDGHLGHVFPDGPPPTGLRYCMNSVAMKHVPEGSPIELVKA from the coding sequence ATGGCGGACAAGCTCATTCTTTCCAACGACGAGTGGCGCAAGCGCCTCACCCCCGAGGAGTTCCAGGTGCTGCGGCAGCACGGCACCGAGTACCCGGGGACGGGCTGTTTCCTCGGCACCAAGACGCCGGGCACCTACGTGTGCGCGGGCTGCAACAACCCGCTGTTCAAGGCCGGGACGAAGTTCGAGTCCGGCACCGGCTGGCCGTCCTTCACGCAGACGCTGTCGGAGGACTCTGTCACGGAGATCCGCGACGTGTCGCACGGGATGATCCGCACCGAGGTCCGCTGCGCGCGCTGCGACGGACACCTGGGCCACGTGTTCCCGGACGGCCCGCCGCCCACGGGGCTGCGCTACTGCATGAACTCCGTGGCGATGAAGCACGTCCCGGAAGGAAGCCCCATCGAGCTGGTCAAGGCCTGA
- the thrS gene encoding threonine--tRNA ligase: protein MLDEHDHRALGQRLDLFHLQEEAPGMVFWHPRGLMLYRLLEDHVRQRMREEGYREVRTPQLCSQPLWEQSGHWENFRQNMFCMEEGDRHLALKPVSCPGHIQLVQRMAPSHRDLPLRLGEFGLVHRSEPSGALHGLFRLRQFTQDDGHIFCAAEQVEAEVVRFVRSLKAFYAGFGFDDVQVAFSSRPAMRAGGDALWDQAEAWLQSAAKQAGLQYVDQPGEGAFYGPKLEFVLKDRLGRAWQCGTIQLDLVLPERFDLHYVGASGERLRPVMLHRALFGSLERFIGVLLEHHGGALPAWLAPEQVVVASVGAGAAAYAEGLAARLRLAGCRARADVRDESLSKKVLGSHEDGVPFLAVVGGREVESKGVRLRQRDGSQRDLPWDDAVAWLSAACQPAVAG from the coding sequence ATGCTCGACGAACACGACCACCGCGCGCTGGGCCAGCGCCTGGACCTCTTCCACCTGCAGGAGGAGGCCCCGGGCATGGTGTTCTGGCACCCGCGCGGACTGATGCTGTACCGGCTCCTGGAGGACCACGTGCGCCAGCGCATGCGCGAGGAGGGCTACCGCGAAGTCCGTACGCCGCAGCTGTGCTCCCAGCCGCTGTGGGAGCAGAGCGGCCACTGGGAGAACTTCCGCCAGAACATGTTCTGCATGGAGGAAGGTGACCGGCACCTGGCGTTGAAGCCGGTGAGCTGCCCGGGCCACATCCAGTTGGTGCAGCGCATGGCGCCCAGCCATCGCGACCTGCCCCTGCGGCTGGGGGAGTTCGGGCTGGTGCACCGCAGCGAGCCCAGCGGCGCGCTGCACGGGCTGTTCCGCCTGCGCCAGTTCACGCAGGACGATGGCCACATCTTCTGCGCGGCGGAGCAGGTGGAGGCGGAGGTGGTTCGCTTCGTGCGCTCGCTCAAGGCGTTCTACGCGGGCTTCGGCTTCGACGACGTGCAGGTGGCCTTCTCCAGCCGTCCGGCGATGCGCGCCGGCGGTGACGCGCTGTGGGACCAGGCGGAGGCGTGGCTCCAGTCCGCGGCGAAGCAGGCGGGTCTCCAGTACGTGGACCAGCCCGGCGAGGGCGCCTTCTACGGGCCCAAGCTGGAGTTCGTGCTGAAGGACCGGCTGGGCCGCGCGTGGCAGTGCGGGACGATCCAACTGGACCTGGTGCTGCCGGAGCGCTTCGACCTGCACTACGTCGGCGCGTCCGGAGAGCGCCTGCGCCCGGTGATGCTTCACCGCGCGCTGTTCGGCAGCCTGGAGCGCTTCATCGGCGTGCTGCTGGAGCACCATGGCGGCGCGCTACCGGCGTGGCTCGCGCCCGAGCAGGTGGTGGTGGCCTCCGTGGGCGCGGGGGCCGCCGCGTACGCGGAAGGGCTGGCGGCGCGGCTGCGGCTGGCCGGCTGCCGCGCGCGGGCGGACGTGCGGGACGAGTCCCTGTCGAAGAAGGTCCTGGGCTCGCACGAGGACGGCGTGCCGTTCCTCGCGGTGGTGGGTGGCCGCGAGGTGGAGTCGAAGGGCGTGCGCCTGCGGCAGCGCGATGGCTCGCAGCGCGACCTGCCCTGGGATGACGCCGTGGCGTGGCTGTCCGCCGCGTGCCAACCGGCCGTGGCGGGCTGA
- a CDS encoding OPT/YSL family transporter, whose amino-acid sequence MAHPAEPLPPEPSAPLSSVPDAVAPRFRFLPAVGTWKYHLLLASVAIFILGPLGGVAASYMNFSLGFFVASQVLSGILGSVVTYGYGAEGKHGANYMQTMAASVASLCAMSVLIQSMVWLGMPQPPAWQLMLFVGCVGMFGVGVGMLYTPLLVDRLQLDYPSGYAVANILRALTDKRLLKASIAKLGGGTGLGILAAWLTEKVAAIAALSISSSTVGAGMVVGSRITVPAMLMGLIGYAISPYLQGIGWLGPDDPYRKIGFLISLAMICGAALVDLALLAVQAADRIRGRAQAPANDEPAWKKVNVPRLIAWVVGWGAAVVVVATQVLHQPPGFILFGLVLSLLFVLINGIAYGISDNNPISSAFVVSVLLMSLLGLKDPLVGLMASSILLISTSVGCDMQQDRSTGWRLGTNRVVQFRYQVLGIFMGAVLCVVLARVFMGAYPVLSVNQLDHPDVKVAQWSSAMTYKFVGAIRDLGTLSAHKVTALLVGLSIGFTLEVIRKVVRRRPAYLSYVQGSRTGFGVGWTLDSLVLASPYALAFGGFIALPAAIWFGMGGILTSVFNTVSKRFRKEPAPGEAVLPEDMSTMSLVGGGLIAGESLFYLFVGLAGLLSLLG is encoded by the coding sequence ATGGCCCACCCCGCCGAGCCGCTCCCGCCGGAGCCTTCCGCCCCCCTGTCCTCCGTGCCCGACGCCGTCGCGCCGCGCTTCCGCTTCCTGCCCGCGGTCGGCACGTGGAAGTACCACCTGCTGCTCGCGTCGGTGGCCATCTTCATCCTGGGCCCGCTGGGCGGCGTGGCCGCGTCGTACATGAACTTCAGCCTGGGCTTCTTCGTCGCCAGCCAGGTGCTGTCCGGCATCCTCGGCAGCGTCGTCACCTACGGCTACGGCGCGGAGGGCAAGCACGGCGCCAACTACATGCAGACGATGGCCGCGTCGGTGGCCTCGCTGTGCGCCATGTCCGTGCTCATCCAATCCATGGTGTGGCTGGGCATGCCCCAGCCGCCCGCGTGGCAGCTGATGCTCTTCGTGGGCTGCGTGGGCATGTTCGGCGTGGGCGTGGGCATGCTCTACACGCCGCTGCTCGTGGACCGGCTCCAGTTGGACTACCCGTCCGGCTACGCGGTGGCCAACATCCTGCGCGCGCTCACGGACAAGCGCCTGCTCAAGGCCTCCATCGCGAAGCTGGGCGGCGGCACCGGCCTGGGCATCCTGGCCGCGTGGCTCACGGAGAAGGTAGCGGCCATCGCCGCGCTGAGCATCAGCAGCTCCACGGTGGGCGCCGGCATGGTGGTGGGCAGCCGCATCACCGTGCCCGCCATGCTCATGGGCCTCATCGGCTACGCAATCTCTCCGTACCTCCAGGGCATCGGGTGGCTGGGGCCGGATGACCCGTACCGGAAGATTGGCTTCCTCATCTCGCTGGCGATGATCTGCGGCGCGGCGCTGGTGGACCTGGCGCTGCTCGCGGTGCAGGCGGCGGACCGCATCCGGGGCCGCGCGCAGGCGCCCGCGAACGACGAGCCCGCGTGGAAGAAGGTCAACGTGCCCCGGCTCATCGCCTGGGTGGTGGGCTGGGGCGCGGCCGTCGTCGTGGTGGCCACGCAGGTGCTGCACCAGCCCCCGGGCTTCATCCTCTTCGGGCTCGTGCTGTCGCTCTTGTTCGTGCTCATCAACGGCATCGCCTACGGCATCAGCGACAACAACCCCATCTCCAGCGCCTTCGTGGTGTCGGTGCTGCTGATGTCGCTCCTGGGCCTGAAGGATCCGCTGGTGGGGCTGATGGCGTCCTCCATCCTGCTCATCTCCACGTCGGTGGGCTGCGATATGCAGCAGGACCGCTCCACCGGGTGGCGCCTGGGCACCAACCGCGTGGTGCAGTTCCGCTACCAGGTGCTTGGCATCTTCATGGGCGCGGTGCTGTGCGTGGTGCTGGCGCGCGTGTTCATGGGCGCCTACCCCGTGCTGTCCGTCAACCAGTTGGACCACCCGGACGTGAAGGTGGCCCAGTGGAGCTCCGCGATGACGTACAAGTTCGTGGGCGCCATCCGCGACCTGGGCACGCTGTCCGCGCACAAGGTGACGGCGCTGCTCGTGGGCCTGTCCATCGGCTTCACGCTGGAGGTCATCCGCAAGGTGGTGCGCCGCCGCCCCGCGTACCTGAGCTACGTGCAGGGCTCGCGCACGGGGTTCGGCGTGGGCTGGACCCTGGACTCGCTGGTGCTGGCCAGCCCCTACGCGCTCGCGTTCGGCGGCTTCATCGCGCTGCCCGCGGCCATCTGGTTCGGCATGGGCGGCATCCTCACGTCGGTCTTCAACACCGTGTCCAAGCGCTTCCGCAAGGAGCCCGCGCCGGGCGAGGCGGTGCTGCCGGAGGACATGAGCACCATGTCGCTGGTGGGCGGCGGCCTCATCGCGGGCGAGTCGCTCTTCTACCTCTTCGTCGGCCTCGCCGGCCTGCTGTCCCTGCTGGGCTGA
- a CDS encoding CBS domain-containing protein, whose translation MRISEWMQRDVKTIDADECLRSAAERLDTASLGALPVTEHGRVVGLLTDSELSLCSTVHGHDPDVTTVREAMRAPLVTCPEDAPLEAGERLMEQHHLNRLVVVDAENHAVGLLSLDDVASEPLTLLRPGEPLEYLSLYS comes from the coding sequence ATGCGGATTTCGGAGTGGATGCAGAGGGACGTGAAGACCATCGACGCGGATGAGTGCCTGCGGTCCGCCGCCGAGCGGCTGGACACCGCCAGCCTGGGGGCGCTGCCCGTCACGGAGCACGGACGGGTGGTGGGCCTGCTCACCGACTCCGAACTCTCCCTGTGCTCCACCGTCCACGGACATGACCCCGACGTCACCACCGTGCGCGAGGCGATGCGGGCCCCGCTCGTCACCTGCCCGGAGGACGCGCCGCTGGAGGCCGGCGAGCGCCTGATGGAGCAGCATCACTTGAACCGCCTGGTGGTCGTGGACGCGGAGAACCACGCGGTGGGGCTCCTGAGTCTGGACGACGTCGCCTCCGAGCCCCTCACGCTGCTGCGGCCCGGCGAGCCGCTGGAATACCTGAGCCTCTACTCCTGA